Below is a window of Podospora pseudocomata strain CBS 415.72m chromosome 1 map unlocalized CBS415.72m_1.2, whole genome shotgun sequence DNA.
AGCCATGACGCTGGCTTTTCGGAGCGAATGAGCGACACTATCGACTATCTTCAGTGGTTGGGTTCCGGGAAGGATGCACGGAACCAGCTGCACAACGCAAGCGAGTTCACAAAGGCTGTCTATAAGAAAGCAATTGAGTTGATCGACGCCCATCTGAAGCGCGACAAGCAACGACGCATAGCCACTCCGGTTGTATTTACCGAGAGGCCAGTCAGCTTCGCTGCCACCAGATCCTCACGCCTGaaccacctcaccaacccccgtGACTTTCCATTGCCCTCCAAACGCGGCGTCCCGGACCACTCTCAGCTGCTACCCTACAACATCACGCCAGCGCCAGAGAAGAGGCCCATTCAGGGGGCCCTCCTTGAGCATCCAGAGCATTATGCCCAGTTTCTGGAGGATGAAGGAAAGATCTGGCTCCCGTACTCGGAAGACCTTGAAAAGCTGGATGACATGGAAATCCCCACCTCCGTGACCGCCGACGAGCTCGAAAACAACCTAGCGGTGATAGAGTCCGACATTTATGTGCAATACACCAAGGCCCAAGGAAACAGTGCGACATGGGAGACGGGTGATCCCATCGGCTGGACGACCCACAGGACGGACGAAGCCGGAGTACGACACACATATATCTCAACCGGAGAGGACCCCAAAACCGGGAAAGAAACGCTGAATCTGATGGACCTCAGCGATCCAAAAGACTGGGCCTCAGTGAGGGGTGTCAGGCGAGCTGGTTTGCAGTTGATGCTTCGAAATCTTCGAACTAACGAAAACGACTTTGTCTACTATGATTCTGACAGCAATGGGCAGAGAGCGAGAAGGCTCGTGTTGCCCATTCCAGTCGCCACCATCCGGAAGGTCATGGAGAGAGCTAACGGGAAGCAATGGAACCCCCCAACACTCTTTGACGAGAAGCCGTTGGTTTGGAGCCATTGGGAGCCATTCCGCTTCACCGACAGATTTCAGGCGTACACTGAGGCCACCAAAAGAATGAAGGCAGTTGCTTATCAGACGGCCACAAAGCGCCATCTGCGCGACAGGTCTTGGGTCTCATTGCCCAAGAATGTCAAGACTGGCGGCCCATTTGTCTGGAGAGGACTGAGTCCCCAGGAAcaggctgaagaagatctCCTGAAAAGGTGTCTTGCGATCCGTGGTTATGTCGCCATGTGCTGGAACAGGGCCCCGCGACCGCTGCTGGCCAACATGATCCAGTTCCTGACAGCGGGGGACCCCAGCTCAGATGCCTTCCCTGAGCCCGAGGAGCTGGGTAAGATTGGCGAGATTACCTTTGGCGAGTCAGACTACAGACATACAGTCATCGACGGGACACGCCAGCGAGCAGGCATTCGCTTTATCGACGAAGAGGATATCTGGTGGCTCAAGGTCCTGGGAAGCGGCTGCGTCAACAAGAAGTCCTGGCCGGGCAAGATTTTCCCGGACGAGCCCAGGGAGACATATCGTCTCTTCCGCATCTTTGCCAAGAGGATTCTCCGGCTTTTGGAGGATCCCAACCCGGAAGGGATTCTCTATTCTTCTGCCAGCGTTGTGACGGTAGAGGACTTGCTCAAAGTCATCAACGCCGGCGCCAACGGAAAGGCGGCCGTCAACAAGCACGAGTTCTCGCCGTATGAAGCCTGCCAACATCTCGACCGCCTCGCCCAGACGGGCCACATTGACTTTGAGCTCGACCCGGCCTGCTACGGCACAGTCCGGCGCCCCGCCTACGATTTCTATCCCGAGCACCGGATAGTCTACGACGCGGctgagaagaaaagagacgccctcttccccagaaGCATCCGTCCGTGGGCAGACGTGTGCCTCGAACCCTACTCGGGCAAGACCAAAAGTCCTCCTCGCGTCCTCTACGCAGTCGACAACTTTTACCGCAGCCTCGCCTACCGGTTGGGTTTCAccatcttccacctccaaaagAAGTCCGCGGCCCGAAAAAAGTCCCACATGAGCGTGAGGAACGAGCAACCGGTCCAATATGCCTGGCTGCACGACGCGATCAAAAAGTTCAGCGCCGTCTACGACGAaacggtggaggaggagctcagAGCCCgccccaaccccccggcCCCGTACGGACACACCTGGAGGGACATCAAGGCCCTCGTTCAGGACACGGaatttggcgagggcgggcACACCAACCCTGCCAgccaccccatcatccctcaCCGGGGCTACCTCAAGGACAACGCCTCCGCCATCCAGCACCTCCGCAACAAGATCATCCAGGAGGTCAGCGCgaacaacaccctccttgCGCCTGCCAGGGCCAAAACGGTGATTAATTTGTCGACTGGCTTGCCAGAGGTCATCCTCACCCGGGGGGTGTCGTGGAAGTTTGGGTCGTTGGTTGCCAGGCAGGAGAACTTTAGGAGGCAGTTTTTCAGTCTCAACCGGTGGCCGCTCGTTCTCCAGAGCGAGAAGACgcaggagaagatcaagaatGACGAGTGGCACGCTGACGGGGTCGATCCGAAGCAGGTGTTTGATCACCAGGCGGCCGATCCGATCCACGCGTTCTTCAGCAGGGAGAAGCTGAGGCCGTATGTGGAGGACCCGGTCAAGTATAGGGCTGGGCCGGCGGTTTTCCCGGTGGGGGATACGGCttggcagaggaagagggttgaGGAGCACATGACTGCTTTGGTTTATGAGTGTAAAGCtccccttttctttgtcGCAAACAAAAATATGAGCAGTGAAGCTAATGCACAACAACAGCTATCGGCCTCAACGGAGCCGTTCCCAGAGGAGGCACCTTTAGGCAAAAGCTCAAggacttcttcttcagggAGCCGCTCCGGCCGTATCTCAACGGCGCGGAGAAGCTGACCGAGTCCCAGCTGGAGGCCAGGTACGGCAAGCTGCCTGACGTGCCGCCGAACAGGGTGCCCAGGAGCTGGGCCACCGAGGTGCTGGTTGGTGAAAAGGTGGAGAACCGAAAGAGGAAGGTGGACGAGATTTTGGAGGCGAAGaagcaggaagaggaggcgaggaatcTGGCGAGGTacaagagaaggagggtggATGATCAGGTTGctgggacgaggatgacgggggGCGTTTACtaggggaagaggaggagtaggCTCATTTGTGTAGTTTGTCTTTTGTGAAAAAAGACGAAAGATACATGCTTTAGTCATGGCGCGTCTCATAGGGTAGGAAATTTAAACATCTTTCATTATCTTTCTTGTTGGCTTGTGCCAAGAGGGGGTTGCCCCTGAGCAGCCCCTGGATGGGCATGTCCCCCATGCTGTTGCTCAGGCAATCTGTATCTCCGAGTCATGGTAGGAATATTCAGAAAAGGTTATTTGATATTCGGGTGATGGTTCCTAGATTGCACAGCCAACTGACTCAGCCCTGCAACGACGGAAGCGGCTCCTGTCAACAAACACAAAGAGTTCAAATACAAGACAAATGAAAATTAGCTGTTGACACAAATACACAGGAGGCAAGAGCCGTGGCACCATTGCCCAGAGTTCTAACCCTCCTgacccatccaacccccttttttacCACTCCGCTCGCTACCTTGCCGCCCTCTATGTTGTCCAGAAAAGAGTTGAAGAGAAATGAGA
It encodes the following:
- a CDS encoding uncharacterized protein (EggNog:ENOG503PFKT); this translates as MSGDSTSGRRDTDYSLLQVLDEYVKQDTCHPKFAKYFREYITANWPDPSPPGAPEGSEEYEKWVNEWNDFFAYCGRILRNPELTKYNFGSSVLRQIEKYDIYDDWFPEEGFGPTGKEFDPIPEEYRIGSSRPGASATTTYMTPSTHGSQANRGSRRLEPKQSVGSSDSNAETTPINLVPPSAMSSGPSGEAPASKPITMDTTGADSTIKSYDQYGKQQQPLATHLQAMVAYLENGESHDAGFSERMSDTIDYLQWLGSGKDARNQLHNASEFTKAVYKKAIELIDAHLKRDKQRRIATPVVFTERPVSFAATRSSRLNHLTNPRDFPLPSKRGVPDHSQLLPYNITPAPEKRPIQGALLEHPEHYAQFLEDEGKIWLPYSEDLEKLDDMEIPTSVTADELENNLAVIESDIYVQYTKAQGNSATWETGDPIGWTTHRTDEAGVRHTYISTGEDPKTGKETLNLMDLSDPKDWASVRGVRRAGLQLMLRNLRTNENDFVYYDSDSNGQRARRLVLPIPVATIRKVMERANGKQWNPPTLFDEKPLVWSHWEPFRFTDRFQAYTEATKRMKAVAYQTATKRHLRDRSWVSLPKNVKTGGPFVWRGLSPQEQAEEDLLKRCLAIRGYVAMCWNRAPRPLLANMIQFLTAGDPSSDAFPEPEELGKIGEITFGESDYRHTVIDGTRQRAGIRFIDEEDIWWLKVLGSGCVNKKSWPGKIFPDEPRETYRLFRIFAKRILRLLEDPNPEGILYSSASVVTVEDLLKVINAGANGKAAVNKHEFSPYEACQHLDRLAQTGHIDFELDPACYGTVRRPAYDFYPEHRIVYDAAEKKRDALFPRSIRPWADVCLEPYSGKTKSPPRVLYAVDNFYRSLAYRLGFTIFHLQKKSAARKKSHMSVRNEQPVQYAWLHDAIKKFSAVYDETVEEELRARPNPPAPYGHTWRDIKALVQDTEFGEGGHTNPASHPIIPHRGYLKDNASAIQHLRNKIIQEVSANNTLLAPARAKTVINLSTGLPEVILTRGVSWKFGSLVARQENFRRQFFSLNRWPLVLQSEKTQEKIKNDEWHADGVDPKQVFDHQAADPIHAFFSREKLRPYVEDPVKYRAGPAVFPVGDTAWQRKRVEEHMTALVYESIGLNGAVPRGGTFRQKLKDFFFREPLRPYLNGAEKLTESQLEARYGKLPDVPPNRVPRSWATEVLVGEKVENRKRKVDEILEAKKQEEEARNLARYKRRRVDDQVAGTRMTGGVY